The Anopheles merus strain MAF unplaced genomic scaffold, AmerM5.1 LNR4000037, whole genome shotgun sequence genome contains the following window.
TACCCATACGGCCACCACCTCATGGGAAGTTTGCGCCAGCAGTATTCGACACAGATCAAACAGATAGAACAAATCCAAACTGCTGAACACATTCAGTTCCAACCGATCCAGCAGCTCGTGAGCCTCGTTCAGGCTTGGCCCTTCGTACTGCAGATATTCCGCTACGACGTGGAGGAAACATCGCTGCATTTGCTCTTCCGTGGCCAGTTTATCCGGCTGCAACACGGTCACGCACTGCGAATCCTCCCCCTCCTTCAGACTGATCTGCCCGATTGCCCATCGCATAATGAACGTGTGTTcggtttgctgcagcagcttccttaCCGACGGATGGTAAGGGACACGAAAGATGGCCAACAATCGCTCGGCAAGGTTCCTGGTTTTGATGAGATTTAGCGTGGAGGCCGCATCGTTTTTCAACAGCCGCTCAAATCCACCGTTTAGTAGGTCGAACTTGAGCAGAACCTTTTGGTACAGTGGGCTCCTGGTGCACTGCTGCTCATCGTACGCGGCGTGCAGCTGCAAAATGTTGAGCATCTCCAGGTACAACTCCAAATCGTCGCAGATGCATGCCAATCCATCGGCTAGAAAATAATTCCCATCGGGCAGGATATGCTTGTCGAAGCTTACTACCTCACACAGGCGCAAAAACAGTGGTTCGTTTATGTTGTAAGAGATTCGTGCGCTGCCTTGGGGTGATTCCGCATCAATCCCTTCCTTTTTGTGCTGCTCCAACGCTAGCAATTCCTCTAAACTATGGTAGCGAAGTCTTTGCTCGAGCGTTTGCAACTGCCCGTCTCGCTCCCGGTAAAAGGTATCGTGCActccggcgtgtgtgtgccgctcTGTCTCATCCATTGCGCAACATGTAGTCACCACGCAAAGGATCGAAATGCGTGCCAGCGTCTTTGCGCTCAGCCGCTCCTTTGCGTGTAGTATCGCTTTCGACTGTGTTTCGCGCGTCTGCGGATAGAGATAGTTGAGCAGCTTGGTCAGCACACCGTCGACACTGCCGAGACACTCGGCGTTGCCCACCGTCTCCAGGATGGACAGCACCGTGCCGACGTTAAGGTTCGTACTTCTCCACGCACAGGTGTAaaagcaccagcaccacaccacacagcaAAGCCGGTTCGGATTCGGTTTTGGGGTCGAATGTCGATGACTTATGCATGCAAGCACGTGTTGGCGGTTTAAAATACAGATGATCTTCACTTCATCTACAATACCGGGTGACTAAgcgctaaaaaaaaacaaaactgcacacaTAACGTAAGCGGCATACTTACACACACTCTTCGGTGACCGGTCAGATTGTGCGGTATGGTGTACATCGCAAACTTGGGCAGCTGACGGGTCAGTTCAACACGTGAAACTGCACACTGCTCGGGTAGCCGACGAACGCTTTGATGTGAATGTCCTGCGCATTGTCCTTGAGCGTCTTGAGCGGTATCAGTATGCGCGAAACGTCCTTCGTCAGGTGCGCGATCAGCGTTTCCTCCTTGAACAGCGATCAGAAAGATCAACACGACACGAATGGTGGTCGATGTTGGTAATGATCTTTTCTCATGTAAGGTGGAAATGCCGATCTGTAGCCGCGTGTTGGCGGTATGATGGACGTTGTCCGACCATCTCCACCAGATTGCTTTCGCTCGTTTGTTCAACTGTTTGTTTCGATGTTGCGGCCGTTTcttcagctcgagcagcagttTCTTTTCTGATCCTCGTTCATTTCCTCATGAAAACGTTGTGAGTTAGCATGTACGTAATCGTATTCCCTTTAAAAGcatgcagagagagagaaaaacaaataatcttACCGTGTGAGCTGCAGGAAAGGGAGGAgcaaattttcatttaaaccCCAGCAAAATTGCCTCATCAACCTACCCGCACGAATTCACGATCCGCGTGCTTCACGGTGTTGCACGGTGAAGTTACGATCCACGTCGAAGCAACGATGGTTAGCGGGAACGTTCCCGGCGAGGTTTTCTGTTCGCCACCCGcagccgtcgccgccgcctgTCGCGACAGCACAAACTGGACATATTTTTCCGCTTGTTGAAAGTATCAGCGACAGATCTCCTGCGAGTGTCCGGCAAGTGAACTCACCGTAAAGGCGACACGCCACTCCCTTCACCATCGGATCACCGTACTTGGCGCGTTCATTACTTCCCACGCCAACTCCTTGCCAGCACCGGCTGGCCGGCACTCCAATAGCTGCACGTTCCAGCATCACCACCGACTGCACGTTGGCCGGCAGCTCCTGCTTCAGCGATCAGCACCACATTCCGTACCGCACAGTCCACGAAGCCTCGCAGGCGCGATTCgtggatcagcagcagcagcgtgctgTACACTGCCGGCGGTACCCATTTACGTTTCGCACGAATCCCGGCCGTGCTGAAGATGGACAGCCGCTGGGAAAGGATCGTTTCCAGCAGCGTGAACTCGCTGTGCGGCAGCTCGTCCTGTTCCCTCCACCGGTTCAGCAGGTCCTGCTCGCAGTCGATCTGTCTGGAGAAGTGTACCTCACCGAAGTCTTCGATCTGCTGCAGCATCCGCAACCGGCACAGCCCGTGGTAGATGTGTTTGGTGGATTCGATGCTGGTAAGCTTGAAAAGTTCGCTAACGGCACGCTGCGCTGCCACGATCGCACTTTCCACCGCGAGTTCATCGCGCAGCTGCAAACACTTGAGCGCTTTGTAATGCGCTCGCTCGAAGGATCGCGACTGTAGGAGCAGCGCGCTCGAACCGGCAGCCGGTGCTCTCTTCGGGACATTGGGACCAACACCGCCGTCCGCGTCGAATAGTACATTCCAGTCGGACAGCCGCCAGGCACACTCGTAATCAATCTGTTGCGGTGCGACATGTAACGATCTAGCCAAACCGTACAGTGAGGAGTCTTTCAGTGTTTGCAAGATGGCATTCTGTGTGCCCGCACTGTCCAGGGCGGTATCTTGCGACCACGGTGTGCTTGCATCTTGCATAACCAAGCATCTGGCGTAATTCTGCTCTAGACGGTAATATTCCATCCGTTCCTGGATTGGGTTGAGGAATGATTTAACTGCATCGTTTACGCCGATCGCCAAATGGCATGATTTCATTATGTTTTGCAGTTCCGGGTGTCGTTTGGCATCATGCTTGCCttgctcctcttcctcccGGTACCAGAGGTCACCATACAGGATGGCTTTAAAGTGTGCCTGACAGAATTGAGACGCTTGTGCGATTCGTAGATAGTTAACGGAAATTTTGTACTGTGGAAAGCTAttacaaacattattttttaggaaaagtattaacaaaaatttgtaaatTACACTTACCATTGATTATGTATCCGAACACACTCCACGATGGTAAGCATCAGTTGAATAGCTTTCGGGTCATTGAAAATATTGTGAACCTCATTTTGAATGGCAGCGAACTCGTTGAAAAACTCATTAATctgcaaaaaaggaagatatATTCAAATGTTTCCTTATCATCCGTGGCATCTACTACTGTGCAACAAGAGCACTTACAAAGCTGCCCATGCTATCGATGATTGACTCTTCGAATTGCTTTATCGTTATCTGTACCAGCAAAGGGACAAGCTTCTCGACGAATGTCGTTTCCTGTTCGGCCAGCTTTTTAATCATCGTATTTCCCAAAAATGACAGCAACGCGGCTGACAGCTGCTGCACAAAAGCGCTGTACTCGATCCGTTCGTTGGCAAGCATTGGCCGCAACGACAAACTGCGTCCGGTGGTACGAGTGAAGAGTTTGATCTCTTCCGCAGAAGTTCCCAAAAATGGGTGCAGTGTTGGTAGTTTGGCTGTTAGAGATACGAATATGATCGAAGttaagatttaaaatggatttcTATATGCAATTTTGTTTAGAATCTCACCCGCCAAAGCATGGAATGTTTTTCCGTACAGCATTTTGTAGCAAATCAGTGAGGCGTAGTTTGCAACCGGAACGTTTCTGTTCGTTATCAGCTCGTTCAATTCGCTCAGCAGCACCGCAGCACATCGTTCGATTGCTTCCTTCGAGTTGTTGATctaaagagagatagaaatttaaaatttaattgatattGCTACTGCCCAGGGCTTTAAAGCTGTACCGTATCGTAAGCAATCATTTCTGCGTCGGATTTTAACAGCATTGTTCCCAGATCGATCGGTCCTATTTCACTCAAACATCGGAGAGCTTCCATCGATCGCTTGTCGAACGGGGAGCTGCGCACAACTTCCAGCAAAGTGTAGACTAACCGATGAAGCACGCTTTCCCCATTAGCGCCCGACGATGCGCTTTGCTCGCTCAGCTCATCGCACAATAATTTTAGATCTTTCTTTTTGGTGGTgagctacaataaaaaaattaataattatataACTTCCAAGTCACTCAAAATACAGCAAAAGCTTACCACAATCTTCAGCGCAGCCAAATCTTCGTATCTTAAATTGGGCAACTCAATCAGCGCCGCGATTTCTTCCCTTGGCAGCACATTTTCATGACCGATCGTTTTTTGGCGCGATATAGCAAGCCGCAACTGATCGAATCGTTCGTCCTTTGGTAGATAATTCAGCTTACCGATCGCACCCGCAAACGCGGCAGAGTGTTGTAAGATCAGAAACCGTAGCAGAGTTAGCGATTTTTGAGAAATCTCCGATGCCGGATCGACATTTTCCACCTCCAGCAATGATGACACTATGAAGTGCAAATGTTCCGAGAGCAGCTCGCACGCATCGCTAGATGCGACCACGTGCTCCAGGAACCGCCCGAAGCTGTTGAGCGTGGCAAGTCGTAGGGCGGGAAAGGAGGACAACAAGTTGCACAGGAAATACACCACATCTCGCACGAGATAGGGTTTGAACGCGCGTTCCTTCTGCTGTCCGATGTACTCTTTCAGATGGTCGAGAAACACCGTGTACTGGAAGAGATGTACCATTTTCTGCTCCGGTTCATCAGCCGCCCAAAGCCAGCGTTTGACATCCGTTAGGGTGCGTTCAATTGGTGAGctgtttttaaaacacaaattgCTCAGCAGCGTGTACTTGAACGATTGCGATCCCCATACCGACTGTTTCAGGTGCTCGAGCGCCGTCGAGTAAGTGGCTTTGCTAAGCGACAGATCGGCAACGAAGCAGCTTGGCAGGTCCTGGTCCAACAGCTTGCCCAGCTCAACGTGATCGTTCAATCGGTGGGTGAGGTGTTTGATAATTTCCGACACGTAATCTTTAAGATCTACCGTGCTTATTATAGGGGCAAGTGCTTTGTGCATCCGACTAGCTATTGCATCATACTTGGGCGCCATCCCTTCACATTTGGCGTACTTGGGCAGAAGGAACGAAACACATTTCGGCAGTATACTCTggtaatgaaatggaaaattggtcatttatcattttaaattcattccaaCCGAAAACATACCTTCACCATTTCTGCCTGCTGTACGCCAATCGATTTGCAGAACTGTTCGAACCGTTCCGGCTGCATGCAGAGTATGACgaaggaaatgtttttcttgaaCAGTTGGATAAACTCTTCGATCGTGGCGATCTTTCCCGCTAGACGGAACGGGAAATGCAGCAACCGATTCCCTTTGGTTAGCCATAGCTCGAGTACGGTGTCCAGGTTAGCTTGAAGCAGCTGGCAGAAGTCGATATCGCTGGAGGTGCGCATAAGCCGTATggtgtttgccattttgtctagaagaaggacaaaaatatgattatacAATAATTAAACTTTAATTGTCAGCTATTGCTGTAACAACACTTACCATCGTTTACGCTTCCCAACTGAACGAGCAGCACAAAATCGCACAACGCGCGCCGACGCAGCATGAAGCTAATGCGAAAGATGCCCAACAGCAGCTGAAGGCAGCCGCTAATCACGTTCATTCTCTCATCGTTCATGTCCATCCCACCGTCGGTCGCTAGTAGCTCCTCGAACTGAATTTGATCGTACAGTTGCAGCTGAAACTCGTAAAAGCTGCACGGAACCGAAGAAAGGTCAGGATGTGACCATTCGAGCTGCATGAAGTGCAGAATATTCCTGACCGCTTCCAGCTTGATGCGATAGCTTGGGCTGCTCAGCAACGGCACCAATCCGTTGTAGATGCTCTCGTGCGTTGGCGTACGGATGTGCTGCGGGTAAGCGCGGAGCAGATACTTCACCTGCGCCAGTATCTTCACCTGCAGCTCGGTAGAGTACGTGTGTTTGGCGCACTGTTTTACGAACGAGTACAGCACGATCGTTACGTTGCGGATCATGTCTTCGTACGGGCTCACGAAGGCGGTTAAAGCTGAAACGGATTAAACACAATTTGAGAAGAGAGTTCAGTTGATCACAGCTACAATTAACTTACCACCGTACAGATCGATAATCTGCTCCGTAATGTCAGGATTGGTGTAGTGGTTTTTGCACACATCTACCAGGTTTCTCAGTACCCATACGGCCACCACCTCATGGGAAGTTTGCGCCAGCAGTATTCGACACAGATCAAACAGATAGAACAAATCCAAACTGCTGAACACATTCAGTTCCAACCGATCCAGCAGCTCGTGAGCCTCGTTCAGGCTTGGCCCTTCGTACTGCAGATATTCCGCTACGACGTGGAGGAAACATCGCTGCATTTGCTCTTCCGTGGCCAGTTTATCCGGCTGCAACACGGTCACGCACTGCGAATCCTCCCCTCCTTCAGACTGATCTGCCCGATTGCCCATCGCATAATGAACGTGTGTTcggtttgctgcagcagcttccttaCCGACGGATGGTAAGGGACACGAAAGATGGCCAACAATCGCTCGGCAAGGTTCCTGGTTTTGATGAGATTTAGCGTGGAGGCCGCATCGTTTTTCAACAGCCGCTCAAATCCACCGTTTAGTAGGTCGAACTTGAGCAGAACCTTTTTGTACAGTGGGCTCCTGGTGCACTGCTGCTCATCGTACGCGGCGTGCAGCTGCAAAATGTTGAGCATCTCCAGGTACAACTCCAAATCGTCGCAGATGCATGCCAATCCATCGGCTAGAAAATAATTCCCATCGGGCAGGATATGCTTGTCGAAGCTTACTACCTCACACAGGCGCAAAAACAGTGGTTCGTTTATGTTGTAAGAGATTCGTGCGCTGCCTTGGGGTGATTCCGCATCAATCCCTTCCTTTTTGTGCTGCTCCAACGCTAGCAATTCCTCTAAACTATGGTAGCGAAGTCTTTGCTCGAGCGTTTGCAACTGCCCGTCTCGCTCCCGGTAAAAGGTATCGTGCActccggcgtgtgtgtgccgctcTGTCTCATCCATTGCGCAACATGTAGTCACCACGCAAAGGATCGAAATGCGTGCCAGCGTCTTTGCGCTCAGCCGCTCCTTTGCGTGTAGTATCGCTTTCGACTGTGTTTCGCGCGTCTGCGGATAGAGATAGTTGAGCAGCTTGGTCAGCACACCGTCGACACTGCCGAGACACTCGGCGTTGCCCACCGTCTCCAGGATGGACAGCACCGTGCCGACGTTAAGGTTCGTCTTCTCCACGGCATAGGTGTAAAAGGCTTCCAGCACGGTGCTGTTTAGAAAGCCGACGTTCGGATACTTTCGATGGCGAATCAATAGCTGCAGCAGGAGATTGGATTTAGCGCACGTTCTTGCGGCGGTGTTGGTGCAGGCACGGAACGCAGCGGCTATCATTTTGGCCCAAAGCTCGCCAATCGATTCACCGCTGGCCGCCGCTGTGTTCAACGATCGATGGGTTGACTTTTGTTCGAACGCGAGCAGCACGGAACAGCACTGGTAGAAAGCATCATGCTCGTGCGGCGATTGTAGGCTCGGTTGCACATTGCACAACAGTTGCAACAGTTGCGCATAGTCGTCGCTAGTAAGTGCTGCCTCATATCTGTCTAGAACCGCAGAAAGGATGTACAACCTGGAGGAAAATGTTTATTAATGATCTTTTCTACATGAAAGAGGAAGCGTGATCGTACCAACGCAAATTAAGCTGATTTGGAGCAGTACCGACCATCTCCATGATGCTTTGCAGTTtgttaaactgtttgtttcgctttgcgGCCGTTTCTTCGCCGCTAGATTCCTTCCAATTATCCTCGTTCCAGTACACCTTTGAAAAAGGGATGAGTAAGAAGTAGTAATTTTCCCTTTaaaaatgcagaaaaaaactcaaataatCTTACCGTATAACACAACCGGGCGGCAAAGTCAATGAAACCATCAGCAAAAGGGGCCTCATTCGAGCCAAAGAACGAACTCTGATCCCGTGCCTTCATTTCACTCGTCAGTATGTAATGATATTCGCGCAACGTTTTCCTTCGCGCTTCATCGTCCTCGACCTGCTGCAAACCGTCTCGGGTCAGTGGTTTGGCAAGGGTATGAGATTTTCCTCCCGGGTACAACATTATCAGCGACAGATGCATCAACCGGAACAGTGACACTTTCTGTTCCTTGCGCAAGTTTGCTTCCTTGTAAAGTTTCACCGTGCATGGAACGAGCGACTCCAAGAATGCAATGATCTTCGCCTTACAATCCACCGCTATCTGCACGTGGCGATCAAAGTGTGATTAGGTTTAGCTTTGAGACAGCAAAAAACCCACCTCGGAGATGGTGCTAAACGCTACTTACCGCTTCTGTTATGTACAAAGCTATGTTTATCAGATCGCATAAAACGTTACTTTTCTTCTCGTTTACCGCCTGGCGCAGGTGGACAATCAGCCGGCTCAAATAGTCCGCCAGCAGTGTTTGCATCGAGCAGTTGGCTAAAAATTTCACCACAGCCAGCGAGAGACAGTTGGCCGCCAAGTGCTTTGGTACGTGCGCTGTATCCAGCATCACTAAACAGCAGTCaagaatttctgcaaaaaaaatccccgtttaatactaaataaagtaaatcaACCTTTTCACCCCTCTGCTTACCTTTCCAGTGCTCGTAGCTCACCGGCGTTAGGCACCACTTGGAGCACAGCACGAACTTGTTCAGCACGTGCAGAAAGCACACACCAAAACTGTCCCGCATCGCTTGATCGTTGATCGCGCGCACAAAGCACCCGATCAGCTGGCTGTGCGGTAGCTGCGGCGCATCCCGATCCATCGCCAGCTCAACGAGCTTGTGCAGCACCACGACGTAGTCGTGGTTCTTGCTCTGCACCTGGGTCGTAATGGCGTAGCTCTGCTTCTGTATGCCGTGGTAAGCCGCATCCAGCACCGCGCACCACTGCGTCTCGAACGCATCCGATGCCATGTAGTCGAGAAAATCGTCCTCCCGGTTGTTCAGGATGGTGCTCATCTTGTTGAACGCCTTCTGCCGCACGGTTACCTTCTCGGACGACatctccaccagcagcagacagAGGTCGCGGTCCATCACCgacattctgctgctgctgctgctgctggacgaggaAGAGGCCATCGTGGTTCGTGGGGCGTGGTTTGTTTCAAGTTGTATctgtaaagaaaattaaaaacataatttagaatttatataaaataaccCTTATCTCCTTTTAACCTTCTTTCCGTAAATCCTGTTGGAACTTCTTGTTCGtacgaaaagaaaatgcaGACTAATTTATTCTCTATTTCAATAAAGCCTACTACACTTCGTTTAAACTAGCGATGTTGCTATGATCACAACAAATCCTCCTTTAATATtgtgatacagggttttccaattgagtttagactagaagcatactttttttgaatagtcgcaatagattcttgactagcatcctctatttttgattacgatcaatggatttttgactagcagcaattgatttcagcaggccggttgctggcacggagtgaccagattgtttttagaggttatcggtaggaaaTCTAAAGCAAACTCGGtaattttcggtaaaaacaactttttattcactcacaaaattattattattattattattaaatttcaaatttattgttgaacggtgaatacttagaaaaatatttgaatttcggtcagaaaaattgagttttagtgtgctcaattgtaaaccaatattcgatcgaaaatcgatagaactacATATGGTCACTCTGAAAAACTTGTGCAATCTAGCTTTTGGTTAGGTTATGCCTGGGGGTCTACTActgcatatttcaattcagccgttaagtgcttttgtgttgtattgtgcattcataaaatcaaaacaatagcatCGAAAACCTAtcatataaaatatatctttctttgtggatgatatataacagtaaaacaaatgatttaatcaaatgagcggatgaaattaaatattatccacagattattattcaagtcaATCTGTCACACCGGATGTTATAAACGCGTCGCTCTTAGGCTgtcatgcagggacctgctgaaatcaattgctcctagtcaataatccattgctcgtaatcaaaaataaaggatgctagtcaagaatctattgcgactattcaaaaaaagtatgctgctagtctaaacttaattggaaaaccctgtattgcacCATAATTCTAcgctaaaaaacacaaaaactaaCGACCCATTTTGCTCGCGTTCATAAGCATCATAACAAAAGAAACCCAAAAAAATTAGttcgatttatttgtttgttctttttcgacAATTCCATCGTGGATATctccttttttgttcatttttcttaGACACATTTTCTCTATCGCATGTTTCGGAATTTGCGCTTGATTGCTTTTTAATTACAGAGCTTTTACATGGATAGTTTAACTCaattgcagtttttttatgctgctCAGTGTTTAAGTTTATGTTCAAGATTATAGCctaaaatgctcatttacaCAGCTTTCTTGGCATGTTGGCTCTCTTCACATTTTTTAACCGTTCTTATATTGGAAAGTAGGTAGAGAAATCAAAGCAATTC
Protein-coding sequences here:
- the LOC121601205 gene encoding serine/threonine-protein kinase ATM-like; the encoded protein is MLYPGGKSHTLAKPLTRDGLQQVEDDEARRKTLREYHYILTSEMKARDQSSFFGSNEAPFADGFIDFAARLCYTVYWNEDNWKESSGEETAAKRNKQFNKLQSIMEMVDRYEAALTSDDYAQLLQLLCNVQPSLQSPHEHDAFYQCCSVLLAFEQKSTHRSLNTAAASGESIGELWAKMIAAAFRACTNTAARTCAKSNLLLQLLIRHRKYPNVGFLNSTVLEAFYTYAVEKTNLNVGTVLSILETVGNAECLGSVDGVLTKLLNYLYPQTRETQSKAILHAKERLSAKTLARISILCVVTTCCAMDETERHTHAGVHDTFYRERDGQLQTLEQRLRYHSLEELLALEQHKKEGIDAESPQGSARISYNINEPLFLRLCEVVSFDKHILPDGNYFLADGLACICDDLELYLEMLNILQLHAAYDEQQCTRSPLYKKVLLKFDLLNGGFERLLKNDAASTLNLIKTRNLAERLLAIFRVPYHPSSEGGEDSQCVTVLQPDKLATEEQMQRCFLHVVAEYLQYEGPSLNEAHELLDRLELNVFSSLDLFYLFDLCRILLAQTSHEVVAVWVLRNLVDVCKNHYTNPDITEQIIDLYGALTAFVSPYEDMIRNVTIVLYSFVKQCAKHTYSTELQVKILAQVKYLLRAYPQHIRTPTHESIYNGLVPLLSSPSYRIKLEAVRNILHFMQLEWSHPDLSSVPCSFYEFQLQLYDQIQFEELLATDGGMDMNDERMNVISGCLQLLLGIFRISFMLRRRALCDFVLLVQLGSVNDDKMANTIRLMRTSSDIDFCQLLQANLDTVLELWLTKGNRLLHFPFRLAGKIATIEEFIQLFKKNISFVILCMQPERFEQFCKSIGVQQAEMVKSILPKCVSFLLPKYAKCEGMAPKYDAIASRMHKALAPIISTVDLKDYVSEIIKHLTHRLNDHVELGKLLDQDLPSCFVADLSLSKATYSTALEHLKQSVWGSQSFKYTLLSNLCFKNSSPIERTLTDVKRWLWAADEPEQKMVHLFQYTVFLDHLKEYIGQQKERAFKPYLVRDVVYFLCNLLSSFPALRLATLNSFGRFLEHVVASSDACELLSEHLHFIVSSLLEVENVDPASEISQKSLTLLRFLILQHSAAFAGAIGKLNYLPKDERFDQLRLAISRQKTIGHENVLPREEIAALIELPNLRYEDLAALKIVLTTKKKDLKLLCDELSEQSASSGANGESVLHRLVYTLLEVVRSSPFDKRSMEALRCLSEIGPIDLGTMLLKSDAEMIAYDTINNSKEAIERCAAVLLSELNELITNRNVPVANYASLICYKMLYGKTFHALAAKLPTLHPFLGTSAEEIKLFTRTTGRSLSLRPMLANERIEYSAFVQQLSAALLSFLGNTMIKKLAEQETTFVEKLVPLLVQITIKQFEESIIDSMGSFINEFFNEFAAIQNEVHNIFNDPKAIQLMLTIVECVRIHNQCFPQYKISVNYLRIAQASQFCQAHFKAILYGDLWYREEEEQGKHDAKRHPELQNIMKSCHLAIGVNDAVKSFLNPIQERMEYYRLEQNYARCLVMQDASTPWSQDTALDSAGTQNAILQTLKDSSLYGLARSLHVAPQQIDYECAWRLSDWNVLFDADGGVGPNVPKRAPAAGSSALLLQSRSFERAHYKALKCLQLRDELAVESAIVAAQRAVSELFKLTSIESTKHIYHGLCRLRMLQQIEDFGEVHFSRQIDCEQDLLNRWREQDELPHSEFTLLETILSQRLSIFSTAGIRAKRKWVPPAVYSTLLQQIEDFGEVHFSRQIDCEQDLLNRWREQDELPHSEFTLLETILSQRLSIFSTAGIRAKRKWVPPAVYSTLLQQIEDFGEVHFSRQIDCEQDLLNRWREQDELPHSEFTLLETILSQRLSIFSTAGIRAKRKWVPPAVYSTLLLLIHESRLRGFVDCAVRNVVLIGKQELPANVQSVVMLENAQLNWSAGQPVLAKELAWEVMNSAKYTDPMVKGVACRLYGEFLAEGHSQEIKSLCSDYFQQAEKYVQFVLSRQAAATAAGGEQKTSPGNVPANHRCFDVDRNFTVQHTVAKYADREFVRLTKFIRSQEWEARKTNLARMEVELVRLREETQRATDQRRKDLGRSLHFMQKNLQRDKKAAEEVEQNRWDYLNLALCYYLMYAKQSTIVSDMVIFRIMSLWLNNQENTSAKELIEESLLTIPSYKFIAVLPQLTPRVGLDSGDGALVQKALIRCALDHPHHTLPFVFAQLHAYKDQPDHETPTNDNRLMGVREVYKKLRKEPTLEQMLHQTERMNLALIELANKTLSSSPSFREYTMTKRDPLGQLESLDLIHCPTVELPVLKTGNYRSHIVGIRRWDAKVIGVGGINAPKKLACLCLNGTKRTQLLKGKDDMRQDAVMQQVFGIMNILLRHDKETAHRKLSVRTYKVVPLSRQSGILEWCNNTMPIGAWLLSGHAKYRPQDLEPTAARKSFPITRWPA